From the Alphaproteobacteria bacterium LSUCC0719 genome, one window contains:
- the ybeY gene encoding rRNA maturation RNase YbeY, with protein sequence MSTMPLEPDSPDPDPLSSEQWQTDGGSHLDLVIDRHIWPDDVIDAVRPLLTTATDMTCQTFGWPRLEIGALFGGDERIHELNLQFRGKDAPTNVLSFPSSDDDGMMDQDMPDRNMPDQTMTDIKRLAPGEIAIAYETLSREAVQDGKDVKDHLVHLWVHGLLHLMGHDHQADDEAEIMEAGEIRVLARLGIANPYAGSDDQPDGEAV encoded by the coding sequence ATGAGCACAATGCCCCTGGAGCCCGACAGTCCGGACCCGGACCCTCTTTCATCCGAACAATGGCAAACCGATGGTGGTAGCCATCTTGATCTGGTTATCGACCGGCATATCTGGCCGGACGATGTGATCGATGCTGTTCGCCCCTTGCTGACTACAGCCACCGATATGACCTGCCAGACCTTCGGCTGGCCGCGGCTTGAGATCGGTGCGCTTTTTGGCGGTGATGAACGGATTCACGAGCTGAACCTGCAATTCCGTGGCAAGGATGCGCCGACGAATGTACTGTCCTTTCCGTCTTCCGATGATGACGGAATGATGGATCAGGACATGCCAGACCGGAACATGCCAGACCAGACCATGACCGACATCAAACGGCTGGCGCCGGGTGAAATCGCCATCGCCTATGAAACGCTGTCCCGCGAAGCCGTCCAGGACGGCAAGGATGTCAAGGACCATCTGGTTCATCTGTGGGTTCATGGCCTGCTGCATCTGATGGGGCATGACCATCAGGCTGATGACGAGGCTGAAATCATGGAAGCTGGTGAAATTCGTGTTCTGGCACGGCTTGGCATTGCCAATCCCTATGCAGGGTCTGATGACCAGCCTGATGGAGAGGCAGTGTGA
- the lnt gene encoding apolipoprotein N-acyltransferase, whose amino-acid sequence MTDARQRWRRPVLATLAGMVASLALPPFHLVPFIAALSVPAVMLARSRSMSEAGMIGAAAGFGWFFASLWWISLSMVTGETGHWPLVPLPLFGIPALLALFWVPAGMLAHRFGRTALTRMLLFAAALSLCEWARGHVATGFPWNAPGYLFSAHLSLLQMAAVFGLYGLTLLALVWALAPALWWCGWRRLAVITLLIVPLASLAGMARLAGLAPAVDDATPKKLRIVQPAVPQHEKWDKSVRDGHLQRLVSLSRDSQPIPQLVIWPETAFAGLLDRELPLLRRTAWEALPFDGWLITGVPRFDSQDRLFNAAALITPQGQIEALYDKRRLVPFGEYVPFRRFLPFADAIAGPIDFSPAVHNRLFTLPHYGHLQLLICYETLFPGAVVLPGPRPDMLVNLTNDAWFGHTPGPWQHLAQARMRAVEEGIPMIRVANTGISAAFDGAGRQLGKIGLGETGFLDVDIPPSLGPTIYAGWREIGFLMLVAVVIGLAIRLDRARSMRH is encoded by the coding sequence GTGACTGACGCACGCCAGCGGTGGCGACGGCCTGTTCTTGCCACACTGGCAGGTATGGTGGCGTCACTGGCGCTGCCGCCCTTTCATCTTGTACCGTTTATTGCCGCGCTGTCCGTGCCGGCGGTGATGCTGGCTCGTTCGAGGTCGATGTCGGAGGCGGGCATGATTGGCGCCGCCGCCGGCTTTGGCTGGTTCTTCGCCTCGTTATGGTGGATTTCGTTGTCAATGGTCACCGGAGAGACAGGTCATTGGCCGCTCGTTCCCCTGCCATTGTTCGGCATACCGGCGCTTCTGGCGCTGTTCTGGGTGCCGGCAGGCATGCTGGCGCATCGGTTTGGACGAACGGCGCTGACACGGATGCTGTTGTTTGCGGCGGCCTTGTCTCTTTGTGAATGGGCACGCGGCCATGTTGCCACGGGGTTTCCGTGGAATGCGCCCGGCTATCTGTTTTCCGCGCATCTGTCGCTGCTGCAGATGGCGGCGGTCTTTGGCCTTTACGGCCTTACTTTGCTGGCGCTGGTCTGGGCGCTGGCACCAGCGCTGTGGTGGTGCGGGTGGCGTCGTCTGGCTGTCATCACCCTGTTGATTGTGCCGTTGGCATCACTTGCTGGCATGGCGCGGCTGGCAGGCCTTGCGCCAGCGGTCGATGATGCGACGCCAAAAAAGCTTCGCATCGTCCAGCCGGCCGTTCCACAGCATGAAAAATGGGACAAGTCGGTGCGAGATGGACACCTGCAGAGACTGGTCTCGCTGTCACGCGACAGCCAACCGATTCCACAGCTTGTGATCTGGCCCGAAACAGCTTTCGCCGGACTTCTTGATCGTGAACTGCCGCTTCTGCGCAGGACCGCATGGGAGGCGCTGCCATTCGATGGATGGCTGATCACCGGAGTGCCACGCTTCGACTCGCAGGACCGGCTTTTCAACGCCGCGGCACTGATCACCCCGCAAGGCCAGATTGAGGCGCTGTACGACAAACGTCGCCTGGTTCCCTTTGGTGAATATGTTCCGTTCCGGCGGTTTCTGCCGTTTGCCGATGCGATTGCCGGGCCGATTGATTTTTCGCCGGCTGTTCATAACAGGCTGTTCACCCTGCCGCATTATGGTCATCTGCAATTGCTGATCTGCTATGAAACCCTGTTTCCCGGGGCTGTTGTCTTGCCGGGGCCGCGCCCCGACATGCTTGTCAATCTGACCAATGATGCCTGGTTCGGGCATACGCCGGGTCCGTGGCAGCATCTGGCGCAGGCCCGGATGCGTGCGGTCGAGGAAGGCATCCCCATGATCCGCGTTGCCAATACCGGTATCAGTGCCGCCTTTGATGGTGCCGGCAGGCAGCTTGGCAAAATCGGTCTTGGCGAGACAGGTTTCCTGGATGTAGACATTCCCCCGTCACTAGGGCCCACCATCTATGCCGGATGGCGCGAGATCGGGTTTCTGATGCTGGTTGCCGTTGTCATTGGTCTGGCTATCCGCCTTGACCGCGCCAGATCTATGAGGCACTAG
- a CDS encoding hemolysin family protein, which produces MVRMLLSKIFPALNPPASRRDELESLLAVPAADMASFDPHEEALLRNILGLQDLNASDVMIPRADIVSVSMSESFSEIIAQMTAANHSRLPVRRETLDDIAGIIHIKDVFAHLHAGKAPDIGTLLRPALFVAPTIRLLDLLHEMRLRRRHLALVVDEFGGVDGLITIEDLVEEIVGEIEDEHDRTIQPQMTFNDDGTILAEARLEVKELETLTGRLLEDDDRDEIDTVGGLVCAVAGRVPGRGEVVRHPSGLQFEVVEGDPRRLALLKIRGVSRHSQTASD; this is translated from the coding sequence ATGGTGCGAATGTTGCTGTCAAAAATCTTTCCGGCGCTGAACCCGCCGGCATCACGCCGCGACGAGCTGGAAAGCCTGCTGGCTGTTCCGGCTGCCGATATGGCAAGCTTTGATCCGCATGAAGAGGCACTTCTGCGCAATATCCTTGGCCTTCAGGACCTGAACGCCTCGGATGTGATGATCCCGCGGGCCGATATCGTGTCGGTCAGCATGTCGGAAAGCTTTTCCGAAATCATCGCGCAGATGACAGCCGCGAACCACAGCCGGCTCCCGGTCCGGCGCGAGACCCTGGATGACATTGCCGGGATCATTCATATCAAGGACGTCTTTGCGCATCTGCATGCCGGCAAGGCACCCGATATAGGAACATTGCTGCGGCCCGCGCTGTTTGTGGCGCCGACCATCAGGCTTCTTGATCTGCTGCATGAAATGCGTCTGCGGCGTCGGCATCTGGCGCTGGTTGTCGATGAATTCGGTGGTGTCGACGGTCTGATCACAATCGAGGATCTTGTCGAGGAAATTGTCGGCGAGATCGAGGATGAACACGACCGGACCATACAGCCTCAGATGACATTCAATGATGACGGGACAATCCTTGCTGAAGCACGCCTTGAGGTGAAGGAACTTGAAACCCTGACCGGGCGTCTGCTTGAAGATGATGACCGTGACGAGATCGACACAGTTGGCGGGCTTGTCTGTGCGGTTGCCGGACGCGTTCCGGGGCGCGGTGAGGTTGTTCGTCACCCTTCGGGGCTGCAGTTCGAGGTTGTCGAGGGCGATCCGCGGCGTCTTGCCCTGCTGAAGATTCGCGGTGTCTCACGCCACTCCCAAACTGCCAGTGACTGA
- a CDS encoding PhoH family protein, whose amino-acid sequence MVKAVKPTSIRMEFEDNGTLAMLTGEHNQNLARLEKALDVSLDSFGNSITISGPAAAVKTARRTLEDVYRKLGSGGEIPDDGSLISDALRWVAVGDSAASPGQGQGVETWRKKIIAKTPGQAAYLELLRKREVVFGLGPAGTGKTYMAVAKAVESLKKREIERIVLSRPAVEAGERLGFLPGDMKEKVDPYLRPLYDALYDMMPADKVERMLVSGEIEIAPLAFMRGRTLSASYVIIDEAQNTTPVQMKMVLTRLGQDSRMVITGDLSQIDLPDGQPSGLADAVGRLDQVEGVGIKHMSGKDVVRHPVVARILQAYESDS is encoded by the coding sequence ATGGTAAAGGCGGTGAAACCCACCTCGATCCGTATGGAGTTCGAGGATAATGGCACGCTTGCCATGCTGACCGGCGAGCATAACCAGAATCTGGCGCGTCTGGAAAAGGCGCTTGATGTGTCGCTGGACAGTTTCGGCAACAGCATCACGATTTCCGGTCCAGCAGCGGCGGTGAAAACGGCGCGCCGCACACTCGAAGATGTCTACCGCAAGCTTGGCAGTGGCGGCGAGATTCCCGATGACGGCTCGTTGATCAGCGATGCGTTGCGCTGGGTTGCGGTTGGTGACAGCGCTGCCAGCCCCGGCCAGGGCCAGGGCGTGGAAACCTGGCGCAAGAAGATCATTGCCAAGACACCGGGACAGGCCGCCTATCTGGAGCTGTTGCGCAAGCGCGAGGTGGTTTTCGGGCTTGGGCCGGCGGGTACCGGCAAGACCTATATGGCGGTGGCGAAGGCTGTTGAGTCGCTCAAGAAGCGCGAGATTGAACGGATTGTCCTGTCGCGCCCAGCCGTTGAGGCTGGCGAGCGCCTTGGGTTTCTTCCCGGCGATATGAAGGAAAAGGTCGATCCCTATCTTCGGCCTCTTTATGATGCGCTGTATGACATGATGCCGGCCGACAAGGTCGAGCGCATGCTTGTCAGTGGCGAGATCGAGATCGCGCCGCTTGCTTTCATGCGGGGACGGACCCTCAGCGCGTCCTACGTCATCATTGATGAAGCGCAGAATACAACGCCGGTTCAGATGAAGATGGTGCTGACCAGACTGGGTCAGGATTCCCGCATGGTCATCACCGGTGATCTCAGCCAGATCGACCTTCCCGATGGTCAGCCATCGGGGCTTGCCGATGCTGTCGGGCGGCTTGATCAGGTCGAAGGTGTCGGGATCAAGCATATGTCGGGCAAGGATGTTGTCAGGCATCCGGTGGTGGCGCGCATTCTTCAGGCATATGAAAGCGACAGCTGA